In one Spirosoma rigui genomic region, the following are encoded:
- a CDS encoding ABC transporter permease/substrate-binding protein: protein MIDFFTFIRDHADKLMEQTLTHIGLTFVSLLLALLIGLPLGIVIARRKQLASSVLGVAGVLQTVPSVALLGFLIPLLGIGIGPALVALFLYALLPIIRNTFVGITEVSPSVIEAARGVGMTDGQILTKVQLPLALPVIFAGVRTATVINVGVATLAAYVAAGGLGEFIFGGIALSNVNMMLAGAIPAALLAVGFDFGLARLQTLSGRNVRIGTIVLVVLVPFLSAFYLLPGGQDKLVAGFAHEFYGRADGYPGLQKTYGLRLNPRLIDQNLMYEAIHRNQVDIISGYSTDGRIKAFDLLVLDDNRNAFPPYGAAPVVRQATLDRYPDLGPTLNRIAGKLTDSVMTDLNYRADYLHQSPDAIARDFLKKAGLYKTPAAVGDRTETVVMGSKVFTEQYILAEIYRQLIEGQTRLRVVSRTGLGGTQICFDALRTGAIDFYPEYTGTGLLVILQPSVAVLNTLPMQPDSVYQFVNRQFERQYKLTWLRPLGFNNSYSLMMRRDQARALGIKSIEGLVQYLRN from the coding sequence ATGATCGACTTTTTTACGTTTATCCGCGACCACGCCGACAAACTGATGGAACAAACCCTGACCCACATCGGACTGACGTTCGTGTCGCTGCTGCTGGCGCTATTGATTGGCCTGCCGCTGGGTATTGTTATTGCCCGCCGGAAACAACTGGCCAGCAGTGTGCTGGGCGTAGCGGGGGTGTTACAGACCGTACCGAGCGTAGCCTTGCTCGGCTTTCTGATTCCGTTACTGGGTATTGGCATTGGTCCGGCGCTGGTGGCGCTGTTCCTGTATGCCCTGTTGCCCATCATCCGCAACACTTTCGTGGGTATTACCGAAGTCAGCCCGTCGGTGATCGAAGCGGCCCGGGGCGTGGGCATGACCGACGGGCAGATCCTGACAAAAGTACAGCTGCCGCTGGCCCTGCCCGTAATTTTTGCCGGTGTCCGTACGGCAACAGTCATAAACGTGGGGGTCGCCACGCTGGCCGCCTACGTAGCTGCCGGTGGGCTGGGAGAGTTCATCTTCGGCGGTATTGCCCTGAGCAATGTCAACATGATGCTGGCGGGCGCTATTCCGGCCGCCTTATTGGCCGTTGGGTTTGATTTCGGACTGGCCCGCCTTCAGACGCTGTCGGGTCGCAATGTCCGGATCGGTACGATTGTGCTGGTAGTGCTGGTACCTTTTTTGTCGGCGTTTTATTTGCTGCCGGGTGGGCAGGATAAACTCGTCGCGGGCTTTGCCCATGAGTTTTACGGACGTGCCGATGGCTATCCCGGCTTGCAGAAAACCTACGGCCTTAGGCTGAACCCCCGGCTTATCGATCAGAACCTGATGTATGAAGCCATTCACCGGAATCAGGTCGATATCATCAGCGGCTATTCCACCGATGGGCGGATCAAAGCCTTCGATTTGCTGGTGCTCGACGATAACCGAAACGCCTTTCCGCCGTATGGTGCCGCGCCGGTTGTGCGGCAGGCCACGCTCGACCGATACCCCGACCTGGGACCGACCCTGAACCGGATTGCCGGAAAACTGACCGACTCGGTTATGACGGACCTAAACTATCGGGCCGACTATCTACACCAATCACCTGACGCCATTGCGCGGGATTTTCTGAAGAAAGCTGGGTTGTACAAGACGCCGGCCGCAGTGGGTGACCGAACGGAAACGGTGGTCATGGGATCGAAGGTATTTACGGAACAGTACATTCTGGCCGAGATCTACCGCCAGCTTATCGAAGGCCAAACCCGTCTGCGTGTAGTGTCGCGAACGGGACTGGGCGGCACGCAAATCTGCTTCGATGCACTACGTACCGGGGCCATCGATTTCTATCCCGAGTATACCGGAACCGGACTACTGGTTATTCTGCAGCCATCGGTGGCCGTTCTCAACACCCTGCCCATGCAGCCCGATTCGGTTTACCAATTCGTTAACCGGCAGTTTGAGCGTCAGTATAAGCTGACCTGGCTACGGCCACTGGGTTTCAACAACAGCTACTCGCTGATGATGCGCCGGGATCAGGCACGCGCGTTAGGCATCAAATCCATTGAAGGGCTCGTCCAGTATCTGAGGAACTAG
- a CDS encoding S9 family peptidase encodes MNKLTQFVPCLLFLLSLTALGQKRPLTPADYDRWQSVRSEKIANDGRWIAYQIDPQEGDGRLEVTSTGPAASRTRFVFNRGYMAQFTPDSKFLVMRLKVPVADTRKAKLKKKKPDEMPKDSLLVLNLATGKSTKLPNVKSFAFGKDAGSWLAVLQERKADAPKAVSRSVSQKDTLTPLPPVSTTTVATSRGAAKKPKGDDLTLLNMADGTAKTVRYVSNVVMSDNGQAVFYSKESASDSLKAGDKSVPGVFLFSTTNGQTTLVDTSSTRRIYKGLAVDKAGKQLTWMASADSAGSDVKVFALYYKNLAPVAPVKGKRTKTAAPPTPFTVIADTLTTTLPKGWSVNEYREPRFADDGKRLYFSTSPIAPKPVKDTLTPDDEKVKMDVWSWTDSRLQPMQQKRLKEEKERGFLTVYDLPTGKVTLLASREVPTVAFDEKVQTRYLLGLSDLPYQVQSSWDPGHTDLYLIDTQTGEKKRIANDIMASSPKLSPAGKYAYWFDERDSLWRAWAIADGKRIDLTRGLPSKFFDEEHDTPNLPGAYGSAGWTTGDRYLWLYDRYDIWQVDPTGAEKPLNLTAGWGRKNKIRLRRADIDNDDERPTRRSTDSAIDPKAQLFLTGIWESDKATGILTSKNGLAVAEPRVLARSNHRYFGLNKAKNAPVMTFYRGNYQEPINLFQTDTTLASPVQLTRTNPQQDSIRWGSVELVNWVGTNGTRLEGLLFKPEGFDASKKYPMLTYFYERNAETLNDYRAPAPSRSTINIPYCVSNGYLVFVPDIVYTAGQPGPNAYDCVVPGVLSLLEKGFVDRNRLGIQGQSWGGYQTAYIITRTNLFRAAEAGAAVANMTSAYGGIRWETGVSRAFQYEKTQSRIGGTLWDKPMNYIENSPLFFANRIETPLMLMHNDADGAVPWYQGIELFSALRRLNKPVWMVVYNGEGHNLTQRHNAKDLSIRMYQFFDYYLKDAPMPIWMKEGRTSVEKDRGEMKY; translated from the coding sequence ATGAACAAATTGACTCAATTCGTGCCCTGTTTGCTTTTCCTGCTGTCGCTTACGGCACTAGGCCAGAAACGTCCGCTGACCCCTGCCGACTACGACCGCTGGCAGAGCGTACGTTCCGAAAAAATAGCAAACGACGGTCGCTGGATCGCTTACCAGATTGATCCCCAGGAAGGCGATGGACGGCTGGAAGTAACCAGTACGGGGCCAGCCGCCAGCCGGACGCGCTTTGTTTTCAACCGCGGCTACATGGCCCAGTTCACCCCCGATAGTAAGTTTCTGGTGATGCGCCTGAAAGTACCGGTAGCGGATACCCGCAAAGCCAAACTGAAGAAAAAGAAGCCGGACGAAATGCCGAAGGACAGCCTGTTGGTACTGAATCTGGCTACGGGAAAGTCCACCAAACTTCCCAATGTGAAGTCGTTTGCGTTCGGTAAGGACGCGGGTTCCTGGCTGGCGGTCCTGCAGGAACGTAAAGCCGATGCGCCCAAAGCGGTATCCCGGTCGGTTTCCCAGAAAGATACCCTGACCCCGCTCCCACCCGTTTCGACGACAACCGTGGCCACCAGCCGGGGAGCCGCCAAAAAACCCAAAGGCGACGACCTCACCCTGCTCAATATGGCCGATGGTACCGCAAAAACGGTTCGCTACGTATCAAACGTCGTGATGTCCGACAATGGGCAGGCCGTTTTTTACAGCAAGGAGTCGGCTAGTGACTCGCTGAAAGCGGGCGACAAGAGCGTGCCGGGCGTATTCCTGTTTTCGACCACCAATGGCCAGACAACGCTGGTCGATACCAGTTCCACGCGCAGGATCTATAAAGGTCTGGCCGTTGATAAAGCGGGTAAACAACTCACCTGGATGGCATCGGCCGACAGTGCGGGCAGCGATGTAAAGGTGTTTGCGCTGTACTACAAAAACCTGGCGCCGGTAGCTCCGGTAAAAGGAAAGCGGACAAAGACCGCAGCACCTCCGACACCCTTCACCGTCATTGCCGATACACTGACGACCACGTTACCCAAAGGGTGGTCGGTCAATGAATACCGCGAACCCCGGTTCGCCGACGATGGCAAGCGGCTTTATTTTTCCACCTCGCCCATTGCGCCCAAACCCGTTAAAGACACCCTGACACCCGACGATGAAAAAGTAAAAATGGATGTCTGGAGCTGGACTGACAGTCGGTTGCAGCCCATGCAGCAAAAGCGATTGAAGGAAGAAAAAGAACGCGGCTTTCTGACGGTCTACGATTTACCGACGGGTAAAGTCACTCTACTGGCCAGTCGGGAAGTGCCAACCGTTGCATTCGACGAGAAGGTACAAACCCGGTACCTACTAGGTTTGAGCGACCTGCCTTACCAGGTACAGTCGTCGTGGGACCCCGGCCATACCGATCTGTACCTGATTGATACCCAAACGGGCGAAAAGAAACGGATTGCCAATGATATTATGGCATCGTCGCCCAAGCTATCCCCCGCCGGTAAGTATGCCTACTGGTTCGACGAGCGGGATTCCCTATGGCGGGCCTGGGCCATTGCCGATGGCAAACGGATTGACCTTACGCGGGGACTGCCCAGCAAATTTTTCGACGAAGAGCACGACACGCCTAACCTGCCCGGTGCCTACGGTTCGGCAGGCTGGACCACCGGCGACCGCTACCTCTGGCTCTATGACCGCTACGACATCTGGCAGGTTGACCCCACCGGGGCCGAAAAACCGCTGAACCTGACGGCAGGCTGGGGTCGGAAGAACAAAATCCGTCTGCGTCGCGCTGATATCGACAATGACGACGAACGGCCCACCCGCCGATCGACCGACAGCGCCATTGACCCCAAAGCCCAGCTATTCCTAACCGGCATTTGGGAAAGTGACAAGGCAACGGGTATTCTTACCAGTAAAAACGGACTCGCCGTTGCCGAACCCAGGGTGCTAGCCCGTAGCAACCACCGCTATTTTGGGCTTAACAAGGCAAAAAACGCGCCGGTTATGACCTTTTACCGGGGAAACTACCAGGAGCCGATCAACTTGTTCCAGACGGATACGACCCTGGCCTCGCCTGTTCAGTTGACCCGCACCAACCCGCAGCAGGACAGCATCCGCTGGGGCAGTGTTGAACTGGTGAACTGGGTAGGCACCAACGGCACCAGGCTGGAAGGCCTGCTCTTTAAGCCGGAAGGGTTCGACGCCAGCAAGAAATACCCGATGCTCACCTATTTCTACGAGCGTAATGCAGAGACGCTAAACGACTACCGGGCACCGGCCCCCAGTCGGTCGACGATCAATATCCCCTATTGCGTATCCAATGGGTACCTGGTGTTCGTGCCGGATATCGTTTACACGGCCGGGCAACCCGGACCCAATGCCTACGACTGCGTGGTACCCGGCGTACTGAGTCTGCTGGAGAAAGGCTTTGTTGACCGGAACCGCCTGGGTATTCAGGGCCAGAGTTGGGGCGGCTACCAAACGGCGTATATCATTACCCGCACCAACCTCTTCCGGGCCGCTGAGGCTGGGGCTGCCGTTGCCAACATGACCTCAGCTTACGGCGGTATCCGGTGGGAAACGGGCGTTAGCCGGGCCTTTCAGTACGAAAAAACCCAAAGCCGTATTGGTGGTACGCTCTGGGATAAGCCCATGAACTACATTGAAAACTCACCCCTGTTTTTCGCCAATCGGATTGAGACGCCCCTGATGCTTATGCACAACGATGCCGACGGGGCGGTTCCCTGGTACCAGGGTATCGAGCTTTTCTCGGCCCTGCGCCGGTTAAACAAGCCCGTCTGGATGGTCGTCTACAACGGCGAAGGTCACAACCTGACCCAGCGGCATAACGCTAAAGACCTCAGCATCCGCATGTACCAGTTCTTTGACTACTACCTCAAAGATGCGCCCATGCCAATCTGGATGAAAGAGGGCCGCACATCGGTGGAGAAAGACCGGGGTGAAATGAAGTATTAA
- a CDS encoding DUF427 domain-containing protein, with product MKAIWNNQTIAESDDTVVVENNHYFPLSSVKADYLIDSATHSTCPWKGQASYYSLSVDGKTNPDAAWYYPDPKPAASQIKDRVAFWKGVQITQ from the coding sequence ATGAAAGCCATCTGGAACAATCAGACCATTGCCGAAAGTGACGATACCGTCGTCGTCGAGAATAATCACTACTTCCCCCTGTCGTCGGTAAAAGCCGACTACCTGATCGATAGCGCAACCCACTCCACCTGCCCCTGGAAAGGTCAGGCATCGTATTATTCGTTAAGTGTGGATGGAAAAACAAATCCGGATGCCGCCTGGTATTACCCCGACCCGAAGCCGGCCGCCAGTCAGATCAAAGACCGCGTAGCGTTCTGGAAAGGTGTTCAGATCACCCAGTAA
- a CDS encoding ABC transporter ATP-binding protein, with translation MIDIRNLTKQFGDHTAVDNVSLQVGAGETLVLLGTSGCGKTTTLKMINRLIEPGSGSISVDGVDVRQQDGADLRRRIGYVIQDGGLFPHYTIAEAIATVPKLVGWQADQIQDRTRELIAKLQLPETVLNRYPAELSGGQRQRVGLARALAVRPPVVLMDEPFGALDPFTRRHVRRELFGLSELRETTVVLVTHDVNEALELADRIALMDKGRLVQIGPPDELLNHPATDFVRDFLDDQPRRPRTA, from the coding sequence ATGATCGACATCCGTAACCTGACCAAACAGTTTGGGGATCACACGGCCGTCGACAATGTGTCGCTGCAGGTAGGAGCGGGCGAAACGCTGGTGCTGCTCGGTACCAGCGGCTGTGGCAAAACCACGACCCTCAAAATGATAAATCGCCTGATCGAACCCGGTAGCGGATCGATCAGCGTGGACGGTGTCGATGTTAGGCAACAGGACGGTGCTGACCTGCGCCGACGTATTGGCTACGTTATTCAGGACGGCGGATTGTTTCCGCACTATACCATTGCCGAGGCCATTGCTACGGTCCCTAAACTTGTTGGTTGGCAAGCAGACCAGATTCAGGACCGTACCCGTGAACTGATTGCTAAACTCCAGCTGCCCGAAACGGTACTGAACCGCTACCCCGCCGAACTGAGCGGGGGCCAGCGGCAGCGCGTGGGGCTGGCAAGGGCACTGGCGGTTCGCCCGCCGGTGGTCTTGATGGATGAACCCTTCGGCGCGCTGGACCCCTTTACCCGTCGGCACGTTCGTCGGGAACTGTTCGGACTGAGCGAACTCCGCGAAACGACCGTTGTTCTTGTCACGCATGACGTCAACGAAGCCCTCGAACTGGCCGACCGCATTGCCCTCATGGACAAAGGCCGTCTCGTGCAGATTGGCCCACCCGACGAACTGCTGAACCACCCCGCCACCGATTTCGTCCGGGATTTTCTGGACGACCAACCGCGACGCCCCCGAACGGCATGA